In Ancalomicrobiaceae bacterium S20, the following proteins share a genomic window:
- the dnaK gene encoding molecular chaperone DnaK produces the protein MGKVIGIDLGTTNSCVAVMDGKNTKVIENAEGARTTPSIVAFTDDGERLVGVAAKRQAVTNPERTFFAVKRLIGRRYDDPMVEKDKKLVPYKIVKGGNGDAWVESDGKQYSPSQISAFTLIKMKETAEAFLGTTVTQAVITVPAYFNDAQRQATKDAGKIAGLEVLRIINEPTAAALAYGLDKKSAGTIAVYDLGGGTFDVSILEIGDGVFEVKSTNGDTFLGGEDFDMRLVGYLADEFKKEQGIDLRNDKLALQRLKEAAEKAKIELSSATQTEINLPFITMDASGPKHLTMKLTRAKFEALVDDLVQKTIEPCKAALKDAGLTAGQIDEVVLVGGMTRMPKVQEIVKTFFGREPHKGVNPDEVVAIGAAIQGGVLQGDVKDVLLLDVTPLSLGIETLGGVFTRLIDRNTTIPTKKSQVFSTAEDSQTAVTIRVFQGEREMAADNKVLGQFDLVGIPPAPRGVPQIEVTFDIDANGIVNVSAKDKGTGKEQQIRIQASGGLSDADIDKMVKDAEAHAAEDKKRREMVEAKNHAEALVHSAEKALKDYGDKVSGADKSVIEAAIADTKTTLAGEDPEAIKAAANKLAEAQMKLGEAMYRDGQAGEAGAGEAKKDDVVDADFEEVKDDHGKKAS, from the coding sequence ATGGGTAAGGTGATCGGTATCGACCTCGGCACGACCAATTCGTGCGTTGCGGTCATGGACGGCAAGAACACCAAGGTCATCGAGAACGCCGAGGGCGCGCGCACGACCCCCTCGATCGTCGCCTTCACCGACGACGGCGAGCGCCTCGTCGGCGTCGCGGCCAAGCGCCAGGCGGTGACCAATCCGGAGCGCACCTTCTTCGCGGTCAAGCGCCTGATCGGCCGCCGCTATGACGACCCGATGGTCGAGAAGGACAAGAAGCTCGTTCCCTACAAGATCGTGAAGGGCGGCAACGGCGACGCTTGGGTCGAGTCCGACGGCAAGCAGTATTCGCCCTCGCAGATTTCCGCCTTCACGCTGATCAAGATGAAGGAGACGGCCGAAGCCTTCCTCGGCACGACCGTGACCCAGGCGGTGATCACCGTCCCGGCCTACTTCAACGACGCCCAGCGTCAGGCGACCAAGGATGCCGGCAAGATCGCCGGCCTCGAGGTGCTGCGCATCATCAACGAGCCGACCGCAGCTGCGCTCGCCTACGGCCTCGACAAGAAGTCGGCCGGCACGATCGCGGTCTACGACCTCGGCGGCGGCACCTTCGACGTCTCGATCCTCGAGATCGGCGACGGCGTGTTCGAGGTGAAGTCGACCAACGGCGATACGTTCCTCGGCGGCGAGGACTTCGACATGCGGCTGGTCGGCTATCTGGCCGACGAGTTCAAGAAGGAGCAGGGCATCGACCTGCGCAACGACAAGCTCGCCCTCCAGCGGCTCAAGGAAGCCGCCGAGAAGGCCAAGATCGAGCTGTCGTCGGCGACGCAGACCGAGATCAACCTGCCGTTCATCACCATGGACGCCTCGGGTCCGAAGCATCTGACCATGAAGCTGACCCGTGCCAAGTTCGAGGCGCTGGTCGACGACCTCGTCCAGAAGACCATCGAGCCCTGCAAGGCGGCCCTCAAGGACGCCGGCCTGACCGCCGGTCAGATCGACGAGGTCGTTCTCGTCGGCGGCATGACCCGCATGCCGAAGGTCCAGGAGATCGTGAAGACCTTCTTCGGCCGCGAGCCGCACAAGGGCGTGAACCCGGACGAGGTCGTGGCGATCGGCGCCGCGATCCAGGGCGGCGTGCTGCAGGGCGACGTCAAGGACGTCCTGCTGCTCGACGTGACCCCGCTGTCGCTCGGCATCGAGACGCTCGGCGGCGTGTTCACGCGTCTGATCGACCGCAACACGACGATCCCGACCAAGAAGTCCCAGGTGTTCTCGACCGCCGAGGACAGCCAGACCGCGGTCACGATCCGCGTGTTCCAGGGCGAGCGCGAGATGGCGGCGGACAACAAGGTCCTCGGCCAGTTCGATCTCGTCGGCATCCCGCCGGCGCCGCGCGGCGTGCCGCAGATCGAAGTCACCTTCGACATCGACGCCAACGGCATCGTCAACGTGTCGGCGAAGGACAAGGGCACCGGCAAGGAGCAGCAGATCCGCATCCAGGCCTCGGGTGGTCTCTCGGACGCCGACATCGACAAGATGGTCAAGGACGCCGAGGCTCATGCCGCCGAGGACAAGAAGCGGCGCGAGATGGTCGAGGCCAAGAACCACGCCGAGGCGCTGGTCCATTCGGCCGAGAAGGCGCTGAAGGACTATGGCGACAAGGTCTCCGGCGCCGACAAGTCGGTGATCGAGGCCGCGATCGCGGACACCAAGACGACGCTCGCCGGCGAGGATCCGGAGGCGATCAAGGCCGCCGCCAACAAGCTCGCCGAGGCGCAGATGAAGCTCGGCGAGGCCATGTACCGCGACGGCCAGGCCGGTGAGGCCGGTGCCGGCGAGGCCAAGAAGGACGACGTCGTCGACGCCGACTTCGAAGAGGTCAAGGACGACCACGGCAAGAAGGCGTCCTGA
- the recQ gene encoding DNA helicase RecQ, which yields MPLSVASRLDLSRARDVLHEVFGYTDFRPGQDEIVAAVLEGRDVLAVMPTGAGKSMCYQLPAIVRENLTVVVSPLIALMRNQVAQLRANGVAAGALNSSAEPDEVRETLADLRTGRLRLLYIAPERLARPETQDMLARAGVGTIAVDEAHCISQWGHDFRPEYRDIGAFAERLGQPQILALTATADEATREEIRERLFVRQPTVFVHGFDRPNIRIAIRPKANPKRQLTDFLDSHRGESGVVYCSSRKQTEELADAFSGAGFHALAYHAGLEAAERSRRQDVFLQEDGVVMVATVAFGMGIDKPDVRFVAHASLPKSIEAYYQEIGRAGRDGLPADTLTLYGTDDILLRRRQIDESEASEEQKRIERQRLNGLVALAEAPRCRRQVLLSYFGEDKSPACGNCDVCVDGIETFDGTIPAQKALSAMVRTDQRFGEVHLIAVLTGETTDQVVRFGHDKLKTFGCGTEFTKVQWRAIFRQILAAGLADVDMANHGRWILTEDGVAVMKGQRSVTFRRDVVEARTEKRGRRAEQREKITAAGLDAVETRLFEALKRERAALARDMNAPAYVVFADRTLLDMARRRPANRTEMSEVHGVGATKLSTFGDQFLRVIRDFEG from the coding sequence TTGCCCCTCTCCGTCGCCAGCCGTCTCGACCTCTCCCGCGCGCGCGACGTGCTGCATGAGGTGTTCGGCTATACCGATTTCCGACCGGGTCAGGACGAGATCGTCGCGGCCGTGCTCGAGGGGCGCGACGTGCTGGCGGTCATGCCGACCGGGGCCGGCAAGTCGATGTGCTACCAGCTGCCGGCGATCGTGCGCGAGAACCTGACGGTGGTCGTCTCGCCGCTGATCGCCTTGATGCGCAATCAGGTCGCACAGCTGCGCGCCAACGGCGTCGCGGCCGGCGCGCTCAACTCCTCGGCCGAACCGGACGAGGTGCGCGAGACGCTCGCCGACCTCAGGACGGGCCGGCTCCGGCTGCTCTACATTGCGCCGGAGCGCCTGGCGCGGCCGGAGACGCAGGACATGCTGGCGCGCGCCGGCGTCGGCACCATAGCGGTCGACGAAGCGCATTGCATCTCGCAATGGGGCCACGACTTCCGCCCCGAATACCGCGACATCGGCGCCTTCGCCGAGCGGCTCGGCCAGCCGCAGATCCTGGCGCTCACCGCCACCGCCGACGAGGCGACGCGCGAGGAGATCCGCGAGCGGTTGTTCGTGCGCCAGCCGACCGTGTTCGTGCACGGGTTCGACCGGCCGAACATCCGCATCGCGATCCGGCCGAAGGCCAATCCGAAGCGGCAGCTGACCGACTTCCTCGACAGCCATCGCGGCGAAAGCGGCGTCGTCTATTGCTCGTCGCGCAAGCAGACCGAGGAACTGGCGGACGCTTTCTCAGGCGCCGGCTTCCACGCGCTCGCCTATCACGCCGGGCTCGAGGCGGCGGAGCGGTCGCGCCGGCAGGACGTGTTCCTGCAGGAGGACGGCGTCGTCATGGTCGCGACGGTGGCCTTCGGCATGGGCATCGACAAGCCGGACGTCCGCTTCGTCGCCCATGCGAGCCTGCCGAAGTCGATCGAGGCCTATTATCAGGAGATCGGGCGCGCGGGGCGCGACGGATTGCCGGCGGATACCCTGACCCTTTACGGCACCGACGACATCCTGTTGCGCCGCCGCCAGATCGACGAGAGCGAGGCCTCCGAGGAGCAGAAGCGCATCGAGCGGCAGCGGCTCAACGGGCTGGTGGCGCTCGCCGAGGCGCCGCGCTGCCGGCGACAAGTTCTGCTTTCCTATTTCGGCGAGGACAAAAGCCCGGCTTGCGGCAATTGCGACGTCTGCGTCGACGGGATCGAGACCTTCGACGGCACGATCCCGGCGCAAAAGGCGCTCTCCGCCATGGTGCGCACCGACCAGCGCTTCGGCGAGGTGCATCTGATCGCGGTCCTGACCGGCGAGACGACGGATCAGGTCGTCCGCTTCGGCCACGACAAACTCAAGACCTTCGGCTGCGGCACCGAGTTCACCAAGGTGCAGTGGCGGGCGATCTTCCGCCAGATCCTCGCCGCCGGGCTCGCCGACGTCGACATGGCCAACCATGGCCGCTGGATCCTGACCGAGGATGGCGTCGCGGTCATGAAGGGCCAGCGCAGCGTGACGTTCCGGCGCGACGTCGTCGAGGCGCGGACGGAAAAGCGCGGGCGGCGCGCCGAGCAGCGCGAGAAGATCACCGCCGCCGGGCTCGACGCGGTCGAGACGCGGCTGTTCGAGGCGTTGAAGCGCGAGCGCGCGGCGCTGGCGCGCGACATGAACGCGCCGGCCTATGTCGTGTTCGCCGACCGGACGCTCCTCGACATGGCACGGCGCCGGCCGGCGAACCGGACGGAAATGTCCGAGGTTCACGGCGTCGGCGCGACCAAGCTTTCGACCTTCGGCGATCAGTTCTTGCGGGTGATCCGCGATTTCGAGGGCTAG
- a CDS encoding alpha-ketoglutarate-dependent dioxygenase AlkB translates to MLDRPPGRLHPDAFPGLVVAPDHLDRPAQEALVAELRAAQKVAPFFTPEMPRTGKPFSVRMTNLGPLGWVSDRAGYRYQATHPATGKPWPPIPASVLAIWEEFSGYPHPPEACLVNFYSPDAKMGLHQDRDEADLDAPVVSISLGDTAKFRVGGTARTDPIRSFELRSGDVLVLGGASRLAFHGVDRILGGTSTLLGTPGRINLTLRRVTKPG, encoded by the coding sequence ATGCTCGATCGGCCGCCCGGCCGGCTTCATCCCGACGCATTCCCCGGCCTCGTCGTCGCGCCCGACCATCTGGACAGGCCGGCGCAGGAAGCGCTCGTCGCCGAACTTCGGGCCGCGCAGAAGGTCGCGCCGTTCTTCACGCCCGAGATGCCGCGCACGGGGAAACCCTTCTCGGTGCGCATGACCAATCTCGGACCGCTCGGCTGGGTCTCCGACCGCGCCGGCTATCGCTATCAGGCGACGCATCCCGCGACGGGCAAGCCTTGGCCGCCGATCCCGGCCTCTGTGCTGGCGATCTGGGAGGAATTCTCCGGCTATCCGCATCCGCCGGAGGCATGCCTCGTCAACTTTTACTCTCCCGATGCCAAGATGGGCTTGCATCAGGACCGCGACGAGGCCGATCTCGACGCCCCGGTCGTGTCGATCTCGCTCGGCGATACCGCGAAGTTCCGGGTCGGCGGCACGGCGCGGACCGATCCGATCAGGTCTTTCGAACTCCGGTCCGGCGACGTACTGGTGCTCGGCGGCGCCTCGCGGCTCGCCTTCCATGGCGTCGACCGGATTCTCGGCGGCACCTCGACGCTGCTCGGCACGCCGGGGCGGATCAATCTCACGCTCAGGCGCGTGACGAAGCCGGGGTGA